The following proteins are co-located in the Piscirickettsia litoralis genome:
- the icmW gene encoding type IVB secretion system protein IcmW gives MVDFSERVAEYWKAYKNSNINHALINFEFIEQEIYQVDANDQSKMIELLSFIEEQEKIVIDQEVLLRLMSALPAAYMFYLLHQLNRKDAEYVAGLIDKANDHKDKEDIYKNFYDRNMLFEKLQIVSRIFSSDRVNKLISVLSE, from the coding sequence ATGGTTGATTTCTCTGAGCGTGTTGCAGAATACTGGAAGGCTTATAAAAATAGCAATATTAATCATGCCTTGATTAATTTTGAATTTATAGAGCAAGAAATTTATCAGGTAGATGCTAATGATCAGTCAAAAATGATTGAGCTTTTATCGTTTATTGAGGAACAAGAAAAAATAGTGATTGACCAAGAAGTTTTATTAAGATTGATGAGCGCATTACCCGCGGCTTATATGTTCTACTTGTTGCATCAACTAAATCGAAAAGATGCTGAATATGTGGCTGGTCTTATTGATAAAGCGAATGACCATAAAGATAAAGAAGATATTTATAAGAATTTTTATGATAGAAATATGTTATTTGAGAAGCTACAAATTGTTTCTCGTATATTTTCTTCAGATAGAGTTAACAAATTAATTAGTGTGTTAAGTGAATAA